The following coding sequences are from one Tubulanus polymorphus chromosome 12, tnTubPoly1.2, whole genome shotgun sequence window:
- the LOC141914295 gene encoding lactosylceramide 1,3-N-acetyl-beta-D-glucosaminyltransferase B-like, with translation MRAGFHGNGSKRVTISFLLLIIVVFSLSTFVFYAFYMQNSDVNLYSNNNARRPAARKRIIASRDFNQIDVIRRIVPAAAEGDLARSDEGNKREVISVRRTRIRELTVEESLANIAEVQVEIDRLFKMAQSGLPQPHWYNYIGNDELKRRRAAVRDHKPKRSSPIPAEYFNNKPSSPWKPYGDRYVINNPSLCNVKDLYLMVVVMSEVGSYYVRKVIRETWGRLSVAYGREIRLAFIVGTETVANEYYSNQYLIVKEHFKNKDVIQRDFVDSYYNLTRKNVAALNWVSEFCSNARYTLRITENILLNPFKLIRLLESGRLRDRNLMFGNIRRSLVRVADGGAAEQQWPVLVGGKKYSLSADHYQSSGRIEWTNSLYPPYLSRPYILMTNDTVFKLSTIAERTPLMFPDYIYMSILAVKAGIVQTGRRDLFLDYKDGVNVYGGLIGNKSKAIFGHIPSGFNAGSKISQYWEEVYDAETDKLNCQYWFDKGQNIRESFPRELPYNENND, from the coding sequence ATGCGTGCTGGTTTCCACGGTAACGGCTCTAAACGAGTAACTATCTCGTTTCTATTGTTGATTATTGTCGTATTCTCGTTGAGTACGTTCGTATTCTACGCGTTTTATATGCAGAATTCCGATGTTAATTTATACAGCAACAACAACGCTCGGCGACCGGCCGCTCGTAAACGTATCATAGCGTCGCGTGATTTCAATCAGATCGACGTGATCCGTCGAATTGTACCGGCCGCTGCCGAGGGCGACCTCGCGAGGAGCGACGAGGGTAATAAGCGCGAGGTAATCTCCGTGCGTAGGACTCGTATACGCGAGTTGACCGTCGAGGAGAGTCTAGCGAATATCGCCGAGGTTCAGGTCGAGATCGATCGTTTGTTTAAGATGGCTCAGAGCGGTCTACCTCAACCTCACTGGTATAACTATATCGGTAACGACGAACTGAAACGACGTCGAGCCGCCGTACGAGATCACAAACCGAAACGCAGTTCACCGATACCCGCCGAATACTTCAACAATAAACCGTCGTCGCCGTGGAAACCGTACGGCGATCGTTACGTAATTAATAACCCGAGTTTGTGTAACGTGAAAGATTTGTATTTGATGGTGGTCGTGATGTCGGAGGTCGGGTCGTATTACGTAAGGAAAGTTATCCGCGAGACTTGGGGTCGTTTATCGGTCGCGTACGGGCGCGAGATACGACTCGCGTTCATCGTCGGCACGGAAACCGTCGCTAACGAGTATTACTCCAATCAGTATCTAATCGTTAaggaacattttaaaaataaagaCGTCATTCAACGGGATTTCGTCGATAGTTATTATAATCTGACGCGTAAGAACGTCGCGGCATTGAACTGGGTCAGCGAGTTCTGTTCTAATGCTCGTTACACTCTGCGAATTACCGAGAATATCCTATTGAATCCGTTTAAACTGATCCGACTCCTTGAGAGCGGTCGGCTCAGAGACCGCAACCTCATGTTCGGTAACATCCGCCGCAGTTTAGTACGCGTAGCCGACGGCGGCGCCGCCGAGCAGCAATGGCCGGTACTAGTTGGCGGTAAGAAATACTCGCTCTCCGCCGATCACTATCAGAGCTCGGGACGTATCGAGTGGACTAATTCTCTGTATCCTCCGTATTTATCCCGTCCGTATATTCTCATGACTAACGATACCGTGTTTAAACTATCGACGATAGCCGAGCGAACTCCGTTAATGTTCCCCGATTATATCTACATGTCGATACTCGCGGTTAAAGCGGGTATCGTACAGACCGGACGTCGAGATCTATTCCTCGATTATAAGGACGGTGTTAACGTATACGGGGGACTGATCGGGAATAAGTCGAAGGCGATATTCGGACACATACCGTCGGGATTCAACGCCGGTTCGAAAATATCGCAATATTGGGAGGAAGTTTACGACGCGGAAACcgataaactgaattgtcaaTACTGGTTCGATAAAGGACAAAACATTCGCGAATCGTTCCCCAGAGAATTACCTTATAACGAAAATAACGATTAA